One stretch of Buteo buteo chromosome Z, bButBut1.hap1.1, whole genome shotgun sequence DNA includes these proteins:
- the FOXE1 gene encoding forkhead box protein E1, with protein sequence MTAESRLPPGPPPPPPPLKADAAPPGEAAAAAAEGARSGRRRRKRPAERGKPPYSYIALIAMAIGQAPERRLTLGGIYRFITERFPFYRDSPRKWQNSIRHNLTLNDCFVKVPREPGRPGKGNYWTLDPHARDMFESGSFLRRRKRFKRSDLSTYPAFLAERPAAPCRLFPLPAPPPAADLPPAPAAAASCAFAAAAAFPAQGCAAAALPHAYAPVPPAPGPYAPAGPGQLYAPSGRIVLPASPPAPAPAGLYGRRSPAPYPPLPHAYGAGGQLAAAEPGPRHGAYPGGPDRFVPAL encoded by the coding sequence ATGACCGCCGAGAGCCGGCTGCCGCcgggccccccgccgccgcccccgccgctgAAGGCGGACGCGGCGCCGCCGGGGgaggctgcggcggcggcggcggagggggcgcggagcgggcggcggcggcgcaaGCGGCCGGCGGAGCGGGGCAAGCCGCCCTACAGCTACATCGCCCTCATCGCCATGGCCATCGGGCAGGCGCCCGAGCGGCGGCTGACGCTGGGCGGCATCTACCGCTTCATCACCGAGCGCTTCCCCTTCTACCGCGACAGCCCCCGCAAGTGGCAGAACAGCATCCGCCACAACCTCACCCTCAACGACTGCTTCGTCAAGGTGCCGCGGGAGCCCGGCCGCCCCGGCAAGGGCAATTACTGGACGCTGGACCCCCACGCCCGCGACATGTTCGAGAGCGGCTCCTTCCTCCGCCGCAGGAAGCGCTTCAAGCGCAGCGACCTCTCCACCTACCCGGCCTTCCTCGCCGAGCGCCCCGCCGCGCCCTGCCGCCTCTtcccgctgcccgccccgccgcccgccgccgacctgcccccggcccccgccgccgccgcctcctgcgccttcgccgccgccgccgccttcccgGCGCAGggctgcgccgccgccgccctgcccCACGCCTACGCCCcggtgccccccgcccccgggcccTACGCGCCGGCCGGCCCCGGGCAGCTGTACGCGCCGTCGGGGCGCATCGTGCTGCCCGcctcgccgcccgcccccgcccccgccgggctctacggccgccgctcccccgcGCCCTACCCGCCGCTGCCCCACGCCTACGGCGCCGGAGGGCAgctggccgccgccgagcccggACCGCGGCACGGAGCCTACCCCGGCGGCCCCGACAGGTTCGTCCCGGCGCTCTGA